In Lolium rigidum isolate FL_2022 chromosome 3, APGP_CSIRO_Lrig_0.1, whole genome shotgun sequence, the genomic window GCTGCATCCGCAGGGGCAGCTCATGGACATCATGTCCACGGGTGGCTGCGTAAGGTTCGCGGCCCTAGTCGCCGCGACACCGAACGTCAGCGACGTCTTCCAGCAGCGCCTCGTACCGGGCGGCGGAGGGCTCACCCTCTTCTGCCCCGACGACAAGGCCGTCGACTCCTTCGAGCCGACGTTCCGAGCCCTCGCCCAGAGCGACCGGCTGGACGTCCTCCTGCACCACGCCACGGTGGGGCGCTACGTCCGGGCGCAGCTGGCGGCCTTCGACTGGGTGGCGGTGCGCACGCTGGCGGCCAACAGGAGCCAGAGCATCACCCTCCGCGACGACGGCAAAACGGTGTGGCTGTGGAGGTCGtggcaaggcggcgcggccaaggtgatCAAGACGgttgcggaggaggaggccccccTCGCCCTCGCCGTGTACCTCGTCGACGCCGTGCTGCTGCCGGGCCATCTGCGACAGAAGCTGGATGGAGGGTACTTTGCCTGGCTGCACATGCTCATCCCGGTCTGGGTGGGGCTGTGCTGGGCCCTAGCGGCCATGGTGggcgtcatcatcggctttctgctCATGCTCGGAGCAATGTCAAGGTGGATGTAGTGAAGgcgaaagaggaggaggaggaggtggagaagaAGCCGGCCGGCTCTATGTTCTGTTAGTCCATCTCTCTGTGCGCTCATCAGTGTGTGAACTCTAGTGCTCTGTTAAGAGTTTCATGCTACATTAGTCAGGTGTTAGTGTCGAGTCTGCATATGCATGATGTTGGAGTGTATCGTTGTTGCATTGCACCGTCAGACCGTAGTGCATGCTGGAGTGAGTTCTGCTGCTCAGCTCCTGTGTAGTCCTGTGCCTCAGCTGCATTGACCACCGATAAATAATGTCTCTAGTGTTCCTCGTTTGCATATTTCTTCAATCGATCTTGTCTTGTCTGCGCCTCCATGTCTCCATCTATAAATCGGCAATATTTTTCATGGCACTGCTGTTTTTTTACAAGTAGTGTCTGAGCGATCTGAACATTATTTTTTCCCTTTGACACCAATGCGAGCAACCTGAGCTTGTAGTATGAAGCAGTAGCAGACTAGTAGCAAGTTACATTTAGAGCTAATCAGTAGAGCCTCCTAACTAACATTGCTTGTACTAATAATTCCCATGAATATATGCATTACTTCAAAAttgactactccctccgtcccataaaataaaatgtcaaagatttgtcaaaatttaaataTCATTGCTTGGAGAACCCTCCTTTTTTTTAACAACTGGCATAGACTCGCAAACGTAGGTGTGTGATTCATCAAACAACAACATTTGATCATACTGGTCGTGCTACGAAACTTCACACATGTTCAATTTATTGTAACATGCTTCCTAAAATCTGAAATATCTTACCACCATTTCATCCTTAAACTACTTAAAGTTATTTTTCCATTGTATAAATTCTTTGTGTACATGATAAGTGGTAGATATCCGGACAAATGGGTTTGTCCCGTGCACCGGACATCCCAAGCACAGGCCCACCTTCTCTATTCCTTATTCTAAATATTGTGAGTATATTAGATTCCTCCATACCACACTTTTAGATCttgatttaaaatttaaaatctcCGTAACTTTTAAACCACAAGTTTGATGCTTCTAGGCTGGGTGTTGCCGTTGTGTTGGGCCTAGATACGGTCCAGCATGGTGGTTCCTCGGCTGAGCTTCCGGGCACCCCTGATCCCAGCCTCCAAGACTTCCTGTCCGCTTCGACGATGACAGTTGTGGGGAACGGAAACCTGACCAGGTTTTGGTGTGATTAGTGGAGGATTGGAGGACCAACTATACAAGATATCACGCGATAGTTGATCCGCCGGCTGTCGCCTCCCAGTCTGGCCGTCATGCTCTTGATGACAGCGCGTGGATTAGCAACACTACTGGCGTCCTCACAATGTCGCAGCCAAGAGTCCGCTGATCATCTCGCCGTTGCCTGCCCTACTTGCTGTTAGTTTGGGCTGAAATCCTAGCCAAATGTGGGCGCTCTGACCTTGTTGCCGACACGCCTTCACTTGTGGATTGGGGGTTAAAGGCGAGAGGCCTAGGGTGGGCAAACGTCTCCACAAGTGGTTCACCACCGTCGTCCTTCTTCTGATTTGGAAGATCTGGCTAGAGGGCAATGCGAGGATTTTTATGACGCGCCGTCTTTGGTTCAGGAGCTGTGTGTTCTGTCTATGCGTGCCTGCATTTTTTCGTACCGTTTGAATACTTGAGTTCCTAGTGAAATTAAAGGAGCTACAAAACAAGACATATTCCCATATGAAAGCACCACGTTCTAGCTACTAGCCGCACCATTTtcaatggtgaagctgaagctatCCTACGGAGGCCTAGCTAGCAAGGAAAACACACGCATCTTTTTCTTACCGGAGGCGATCACTTTGTTCTTCCCAACGGAAACAGATCAGCCGGCATGGAAAACCGATTGCTCTGCAGACTTTTGGTGTAGCATTGGATACTCATTTGATATCTGGTTACAATGCAACCACCAAGGAAAACCCAGTTTAACTTCCGGGAACGTATACACGGAAGTAGTACTAGGTCCAAACCGTCCAACGTCAATGTGACTGTACCACCAAAAATTGGTAAACGGGACACACAAATCAAAGGTGTCACGCACGTAGGCACACCGACCTCTGCTATTTTCTTCAAAGCCTTTCTTCAATTGTCATGTGTCTCAAATTAAAGCATGCATGGCTGGCCGCATATAGCAGCGTACCAATGAAAACTGCAGAGCAGCTAGGTGAACATTCATGTGCAAGCAAATGAATGATGGCCACAGAACATATGTAGATGCTGGGGACGCAGACACGACGTCGACTTGGGGTTGCATCGAATGTAGATGTTGGGGATGTAGACACGACGTCGACTTGGGGTTGCATCGATGCTAGTTTAGTGCTGACGTCGACCGACCATAGCTAATGGATGGAGTAAAGTTAGAGCGCATTGTCCGTTCTAGATCTTTGTTTTCTTAGCATTTGTTGATCATTTCACATTCCGCTAATTTCTGAAGAAATACATTGGTTGTGCTTCATGATTTATTTTGCCTTGTGTTGGGGAAATAAAATCCAAATCGAACATTAAAATTGTAGGGAAAAGATAAATGGAACCACCAACTCCTAATTGCTGACATTGGCACCCTAGACTTGTCGATTTCGGTCTATCTTAAATCTTGGATCTGTTTGGTGCACTAGGAAGTTACAATCCCGACCAAGATTACATTCTACTCTCGCTAACACATGGACCTCACTTGTAAAACTTCTTTCCTGATCTCCACGGGTGAGGTTACTATCGGTGATGAGGAACTCGAACGCCATAGGTGAGGTTTTCACCGTCGACAAGGAATTCGGACGCTGTGTCGGGGGTCGATCGAGTAGTACATGGTGAGAGTTGACCGCACGAGGCTCCAACATACATCGGCATGGTTCGGCCGCCTGAGTCGGAACACGTGGGAGTCATCTACGGCGAGCTCGTGTGGTTAGAAGATGCGCGAATGCGCTCGCGCTAGAGCAGCCGAAGCGGAGCACATGACCACACGCACGGGAGTCACCATCCGCGAGGGACAACCCGATGGAGGTGGTTCGAGCACCTAGGAGCCAAAATTGAGATTTGCCGCATCCGGGTGGAGCCAAACGGTGCTAGCCCACCacgacaccctaaacactaagtcCTGAACGGACGATGCCCGTGCAAAGGACGAAAAGGATAAAACAAATCCGTCTGGAGTTGCGGAAGGAGTAGGGGACCTCGCCATGTTCTGCACACTAATGAACATGGCCGATCCCTGCCGGAGTTGCGGAGGAGGCAAAGTGATGTGTGGGGAGAACGGCGTGGAGAGACCAGTTAGAGGGGATTGAGGTtagaagaggatgaagatgaatacTATGACACATGAGCCATCTATGTAAGTGGGAGTAGCTAATTATCTAGATTAATTTGGACAGGGTGTGTTTTTTTACTTACCggaagcatatgcacccgggatcagttttgAGTTTTCAAATTAATTTGGACTTTTTCCTTTTTGGTTGGACTTGTCATGTCAACGAAATCCCAACTTAAACATGTCCAAGCTCGAATGGCTCAGTGTGAATTTCGGATGACAAGTTGAGGGTTTCAtttactagcttatagcttttgcCTACCAAATCGGTTTGAACTTTTCACTCGTTGGAGTGACAATGGCACCGCTAGTCGATCGACACGTGTCTCCCTCCCCGCTCCCTTGGAGTCCCTTCGTCACAGTTgcacttagagcatcttcagccgcgtcccccaaaaggatttggggcacgccggaccaaaaaaccgttccagccgcgtcccccaaagctcatttttgtccggcgtggcccgatacggtgtccggcccccgagcccgtccccgtcccacaggggacgctccggggacgccggacacaccgaaaagcgaggcgagcttccacatgtcggcgactatttgcataaaccgttggttcgcgcctcttttctcgtcgctccttccttcccgcgcctcccaccccaccgccgccgctggatttcccggccgtttgggcgtctgatctctgctgagagtcgacACCGTTGTAgaggctggggctcccgccggtcgtgccgccgccgccgcttcgccagcgcgtcctagaatgcgccgtcaaatccgccccacctccgcgatagaaggtgctcgacgacttgccaggtaggcgcgattggccgctgtttgttgcgttgtctgcctcggcgcaattttaaccattgattttgctttagccatggacagcgacgatgagat contains:
- the LOC124696571 gene encoding fasciclin-like arabinogalactan protein 2, encoding MVGLAAPVLIGLLLFASGATAAGDDELPHLQVPGTAESGLGHGSDAPLPPLHPQGQLMDIMSTGGCVRFAALVAATPNVSDVFQQRLVPGGGGLTLFCPDDKAVDSFEPTFRALAQSDRLDVLLHHATVGRYVRAQLAAFDWVAVRTLAANRSQSITLRDDGKTVWLWRSWQGGAAKVIKTVAEEEAPLALAVYLVDAVLLPGHLRQKLDGGYFAWLHMLIPVWVGLCWALAAMVGVIIGFLLMLGAMSRWM